Genomic DNA from Candidatus Poseidoniia archaeon:
GACCTGGACCTGCTGCGGCCGATTTACACGCCGACCGCCGCCTACGGCCACTTCGGGCGCGAACTGCCGGACTTCACTTGGGAAAAGAGGGGTGTCCTGTGATATTCTGGTTCACCGGCCAGCCGGGAAGCGGCAAGACCACCCTTGGCAAAGTGCTACTGGAGAAGCTGGACGGCGCGTTCCATGTTGATGGTGATGACTTGCGTGGTCTGGCGCACAACACAGACTATTCCGAGCAGGGACGCATCAACAACATCCGCATGGCGCAGTCGATTGCGATGTTCCTCGATAACAAAGGACAGGACGTTGTGGTCTCGATTGTTGCTCCGTACAGGTGGTTGCGCGAGGAGTTCAAGGCGCGCCACACGGTTAACGAGATTTACCTGCACACGACCGAGATTCGCGGACGCGAGCACTTT
This window encodes:
- a CDS encoding adenylyl-sulfate kinase, producing the protein MGKEGCPVIFWFTGQPGSGKTTLGKVLLEKLDGAFHVDGDDLRGLAHNTDYSEQGRINNIRMAQSIAMFLDNKGQDVVVSIVAPYRWLREEFKARHTVNEIYLHTTEIRGREHFFAEDYEPPQENFLDIDTTNVSVEVCIDRIMEEFLS